In Firmicutes bacterium ASF500, a single genomic region encodes these proteins:
- the rnjA gene encoding Ribonuclease J1, translated as MAEKLKIIALGGLNEIGKNLTVYEYGGDIIVVDCGMGFPDDDMYGIDVVIPDVSYLIKNQNKIRGIFITHGHEDHIGALPYVLRSINAPIYATRMSAGLIKLKLEEHRLLDRTKLITCESGQVVKAGRFSVEFIHVNHSIADAVAFAIKCPAGTCVHTGDFKIDATPIQGGMMDLARLGELGKEGVLALLADSTNVERPGYTRSERSVGASFDGLFRGCEERIIVTTFASNVDRIQQIIDVAARYGRKVAVTGRSMENVMKVSTELGYMNVPDGILMDLNHIKSLPKHKVCIITTGSQGETMSALTRMAFNTHRQVDLFPGDRVIISASAIPGNENAIGSVVNELYRKGVEVLNERELTLHVSGHACQEELKIIHALVKPKFFIPVHGEQRMLQIHAKLARQMGMEPNRILIGDIGRVMEFTPNSAKLGGTVTAGQVFVDGYGVGDVGSVVLRDRKHLAEDGMIVVALSMSGEDGALVSGPDIITRGFVYVKESEGLLEELRQVALEALRRVDTRYTTDWSAIKSAIRGDLSGYLYKKTKRSPMILPVIMEV; from the coding sequence ATGGCAGAAAAACTGAAAATTATCGCGCTGGGCGGACTGAATGAGATCGGCAAGAACCTCACCGTCTATGAGTACGGCGGCGACATCATTGTGGTGGACTGCGGCATGGGCTTTCCCGACGACGACATGTACGGCATCGACGTGGTCATCCCCGACGTGAGCTACCTCATCAAGAACCAGAACAAGATCCGGGGCATCTTCATCACCCATGGACACGAGGACCACATCGGGGCCCTGCCCTACGTCCTGCGGTCCATCAACGCCCCCATCTACGCCACCCGCATGTCCGCCGGCCTCATCAAGCTGAAGCTGGAGGAGCACCGCCTGCTGGACCGCACCAAGCTCATCACCTGCGAGTCGGGCCAGGTTGTCAAGGCGGGGCGGTTCAGCGTGGAATTCATCCACGTCAACCACTCCATCGCCGACGCGGTGGCCTTCGCCATCAAGTGCCCGGCGGGCACCTGCGTCCACACCGGCGACTTCAAGATCGACGCCACCCCCATCCAGGGGGGCATGATGGACTTGGCCCGGCTGGGCGAGCTGGGCAAAGAGGGGGTGCTCGCCCTGCTGGCCGACTCCACCAACGTGGAGCGCCCCGGCTATACCCGCTCCGAGCGCAGCGTGGGCGCCTCCTTCGACGGCCTCTTCCGGGGCTGTGAGGAGCGGATTATCGTCACCACCTTCGCCTCCAACGTGGACCGCATTCAGCAGATCATCGACGTGGCCGCCCGGTACGGGCGGAAGGTGGCCGTCACCGGCCGGTCCATGGAGAACGTGATGAAGGTGTCCACCGAGCTGGGCTATATGAATGTCCCCGACGGCATTTTGATGGACCTGAATCACATCAAATCCCTGCCCAAGCACAAGGTCTGCATCATCACCACCGGCAGTCAGGGCGAGACCATGTCCGCCCTCACCCGCATGGCCTTCAACACCCACCGGCAGGTGGACCTCTTCCCCGGGGACCGGGTGATTATCTCCGCCTCCGCCATCCCGGGCAACGAGAACGCCATCGGCAGTGTGGTCAACGAGCTGTACCGCAAGGGGGTGGAGGTGCTCAACGAGCGGGAGCTGACCCTCCACGTCTCCGGCCACGCCTGCCAGGAGGAGCTGAAAATCATCCACGCCCTGGTCAAGCCCAAGTTCTTCATCCCCGTCCACGGCGAGCAGAGAATGTTGCAGATCCACGCCAAGCTGGCCCGCCAAATGGGCATGGAACCCAACCGCATCCTCATCGGCGATATTGGCCGGGTGATGGAATTCACCCCCAACTCCGCCAAGCTGGGCGGCACTGTCACCGCCGGCCAGGTCTTTGTGGACGGCTACGGCGTGGGCGACGTGGGCAGCGTGGTTCTCCGGGACCGGAAGCACCTGGCCGAGGACGGCATGATTGTCGTCGCCCTGTCCATGTCCGGGGAGGATGGCGCGCTGGTGTCCGGGCCGGACATCATCACCCGGGGCTTTGTCTATGTGAAGGAGTCCGAGGGGCTCCTGGAGGAGCTGCGCCAGGTGGCCCTGGAGGCCCTGCGCCGCGTGGACACCCGCTACACCACCGACTGGTCCGCCATCAAGAGCGCCATCCGGGGCGACCTGTCCGGCTACCTGTATAAGAAGACCAAGCGCTCCCCCATGATCCTGCCTGTCATCATGGAGGTCTGA
- the pyrB gene encoding Aspartate carbamoyltransferase catalytic subunit: MRHLIDFGDLARQEWDELYARASQIMDAPDQFLDVCRGKVMASLFYEPSTRTNFSFQTAMLRLGGTVFGFADPNSSSVSKGESLKDTIKMVSGYADVVVMRTPWEGAAKAASLYSNVPVVNAGDGGHMHPTQTTADLTTITRLLGRADGLAVGLCGDLKNGRTVHSLIKALAKFEDIRFFLISPRELAIPDYMRAFMREHDMRFTEVTGLEAVIPQLDVLYMTRIQRERFVDPLEYERCKGVYVLTRRKLDRAKKHMLVMHPLPRVDEIAVDVDDDPRAVYFEQARCGMFARMSLLSDLANQPRLDRTEAVEIGTRPVCRNPRCVTQSQLYLPPLVKQNGGVDCCAFCDSALE; the protein is encoded by the coding sequence ATGCGCCATTTGATCGATTTCGGGGACCTGGCCCGGCAGGAGTGGGACGAGCTGTACGCCCGGGCCAGCCAGATTATGGACGCTCCGGACCAGTTTTTGGATGTGTGCCGGGGCAAGGTGATGGCCTCGCTGTTCTACGAGCCCTCCACCCGCACCAATTTTTCCTTCCAGACCGCTATGCTCCGCCTGGGCGGGACGGTGTTCGGCTTTGCCGACCCCAACTCCTCCTCGGTGTCCAAGGGGGAGAGCCTGAAGGACACCATCAAGATGGTGTCCGGCTACGCCGACGTGGTGGTCATGCGCACCCCCTGGGAGGGGGCGGCCAAGGCGGCCTCTTTGTACTCCAACGTCCCCGTGGTCAACGCCGGGGACGGCGGGCACATGCATCCCACCCAGACCACCGCCGACCTGACCACCATCACCCGCCTGCTGGGCCGGGCGGACGGGCTGGCAGTGGGCCTGTGCGGCGATTTGAAGAACGGACGCACCGTCCACTCCCTCATTAAAGCCCTGGCTAAATTTGAGGACATCCGTTTCTTCCTCATCTCCCCCCGGGAGCTGGCTATCCCCGACTATATGCGGGCATTTATGCGGGAGCACGATATGCGCTTCACCGAGGTCACCGGCCTGGAGGCGGTCATCCCCCAGCTGGACGTGCTGTACATGACCCGCATCCAGCGGGAGCGCTTTGTGGACCCCCTGGAGTATGAGCGGTGCAAGGGCGTGTATGTCCTCACCCGCCGGAAGCTGGACCGGGCCAAGAAGCATATGCTGGTTATGCACCCCCTGCCCCGGGTGGACGAGATCGCCGTGGACGTGGACGACGACCCTCGGGCGGTGTATTTTGAACAGGCCCGGTGCGGTATGTTCGCCCGCATGTCCCTGCTGTCCGACCTGGCGAACCAGCCCCGGCTGGACCGCACCGAGGCGGTGGAGATCGGAACCAGGCCCGTCTGCCGCAACCCCCGGTGCGTCACCCAGAGCCAGCTCTACCTGCCCCCCCTGGTGAAGCAAAACGGCGGCGTGGACTGCTGTGCCTTCTGCGACAGCGCGCTGGAGTGA
- the ftsH gene encoding ATP-dependent zinc metalloprotease FtsH, whose protein sequence is MRRFGPRDVVLYVLLGLMIFFTFSALQHMERNDALTYSQIRTLFLRERVEYFTLEGKTLTLSLRDQNGGEAVRLTYQVANPAMFQEDMREIINEQLSTGVLKGYDYPPGVEGSWWYNLVPYLVAAAVLCLFYFLLVRQRGTSGGGGGTPGAARFGHARTRTLSDQGKKVTFQDVAGAEEEKEELQEIVEFLRDPQKFTSLGARIPKGVLLVGPPGTGKTLIAKAVAGEAGVQFLSISGSDFVELYVGVGASRVRDLFDQAKKDAPAIVFIDEIDAVGRQRGTGLGGGHDEREQTLNQLLVEMDGFASNEGVIVIAATNRQDILDPALLRPGRFDRQIYVGLPDIKGREDILKVHAREKPLAEDVILKDVARATSGFTGADLENLLNESALLAARSDRRFITRSDLHEAMLKVIAGPEKRSRVVTERTRTLTAYHEAGHAVVIHELSTADPVHQITIIPRGQAGGMTISLPDEDRAYQSKKELTEQIARCLGGRVAEQLVLGDISTGAGSDIQRASSIARNMVMRYGMSGKLGSVTFESGHDEVFIGRSMAQAKSYSEETANLIDQEVKDLIDSAYADCERILTQRRHELEVVARYLLDHETMEAETFAKVFDDLEAEELAPYRDVQP, encoded by the coding sequence ATGAGACGCTTTGGCCCGCGGGATGTCGTCCTCTATGTGCTGCTGGGACTGATGATCTTCTTCACCTTCAGCGCCCTCCAGCACATGGAGCGGAACGACGCGCTCACCTACAGTCAGATCCGCACCCTGTTCCTCCGGGAACGGGTGGAGTACTTCACCCTGGAGGGCAAGACCCTCACCCTGTCCCTCCGGGACCAGAACGGAGGGGAGGCTGTCCGGCTCACCTATCAGGTGGCCAACCCCGCTATGTTCCAGGAGGACATGAGGGAAATTATCAACGAGCAGCTGTCCACCGGCGTGCTGAAGGGGTATGACTATCCCCCCGGCGTGGAGGGCTCCTGGTGGTACAACCTGGTCCCCTACCTGGTGGCGGCGGCGGTGCTGTGCCTGTTCTACTTCCTTCTGGTCCGTCAGCGGGGGACCAGCGGCGGCGGAGGGGGCACGCCCGGCGCGGCCCGGTTCGGTCACGCCCGGACCCGCACCCTGTCCGACCAGGGGAAGAAGGTCACCTTCCAGGACGTGGCCGGGGCGGAGGAGGAAAAGGAGGAGCTCCAGGAGATTGTGGAGTTCCTCCGGGACCCCCAGAAATTCACCTCCCTGGGCGCCCGCATCCCCAAGGGCGTGCTGCTGGTGGGCCCTCCGGGCACCGGCAAGACCCTCATCGCCAAGGCGGTGGCCGGGGAGGCCGGGGTACAGTTTCTGTCCATCTCCGGCTCTGACTTTGTGGAGCTCTACGTGGGCGTGGGCGCGTCCCGGGTCCGGGATCTCTTCGACCAGGCCAAAAAGGACGCCCCGGCCATCGTGTTTATCGACGAGATTGACGCCGTGGGCCGTCAGCGGGGCACCGGCCTGGGCGGCGGCCACGACGAGCGGGAGCAGACCCTGAACCAGCTGCTGGTGGAGATGGACGGCTTCGCCTCCAACGAGGGGGTCATCGTGATCGCCGCCACCAACCGGCAGGACATCCTGGACCCGGCCCTCCTGCGGCCCGGACGGTTTGACCGGCAGATCTATGTGGGCCTGCCCGACATCAAGGGCCGGGAGGACATTTTGAAGGTCCACGCCCGGGAAAAGCCCCTGGCGGAGGACGTGATCCTGAAGGATGTGGCCCGGGCCACATCCGGCTTCACCGGGGCCGACCTGGAAAATCTGCTAAACGAGTCCGCCCTGCTGGCCGCCCGGTCGGACCGGCGGTTTATCACCCGGTCTGACCTCCACGAGGCCATGCTCAAGGTGATCGCCGGCCCGGAGAAGCGCAGCCGGGTGGTCACTGAGCGCACCCGGACCCTCACCGCCTATCACGAGGCGGGCCACGCGGTGGTGATCCACGAGCTGTCCACCGCCGACCCGGTCCACCAGATCACCATCATCCCCCGGGGGCAGGCGGGTGGCATGACCATCTCCCTGCCCGACGAGGACCGGGCCTACCAGTCCAAAAAGGAGCTCACCGAGCAGATCGCCCGGTGCCTGGGCGGACGGGTGGCGGAGCAGCTGGTTTTGGGGGATATCTCCACCGGCGCGGGCAGCGATATTCAGCGGGCCTCCTCCATCGCACGGAACATGGTCATGCGCTACGGCATGAGCGGCAAGCTGGGCAGCGTCACCTTTGAGAGCGGCCACGACGAAGTGTTCATCGGCCGCTCCATGGCCCAGGCCAAGAGCTATTCCGAGGAGACGGCCAACCTCATCGACCAGGAGGTCAAGGACCTCATCGACAGCGCCTACGCCGACTGTGAGCGCATCCTCACCCAGCGCCGCCATGAGCTGGAGGTGGTGGCCCGGTACCTCCTGGACCACGAGACCATGGAGGCGGAGACCTTCGCCAAGGTCTTTGACGACCTGGAGGCCGAGGAGCTGGCCCCCTACCGGGATGTCCAGCCCTGA
- the hpt gene encoding Hypoxanthine phosphoribosyltransferase yields MLEKDIQEILFTEEQLKNRVQEIARQIEADYAGKEVMLISVLRGSFIFMADLCRAIDLPCTLDFMSVSSYGTGTTSSGQVQITKDLTEDITGRHVIVVEDILDSGNTLSYLLNILNHRHPASVRLCTLLDKPDRRTKPVDLHYAGFTIPDAFVVGYGLDYAEKYRNLPYIGILKPEVYGG; encoded by the coding sequence ATGTTAGAGAAAGATATTCAGGAGATATTATTTACTGAGGAGCAGCTGAAAAACCGGGTCCAGGAGATCGCCCGTCAGATTGAGGCGGACTACGCGGGCAAGGAGGTCATGCTCATCAGCGTGCTCCGGGGGTCGTTCATCTTCATGGCCGACCTGTGCCGGGCCATCGACCTGCCCTGCACCCTGGACTTCATGTCCGTCTCCTCCTACGGCACCGGCACCACCTCCAGCGGTCAGGTCCAGATCACCAAGGACCTCACCGAGGACATCACCGGCCGGCACGTCATCGTGGTGGAGGACATTCTGGACAGCGGCAACACCCTCAGCTATCTTTTGAACATTTTGAACCACCGCCACCCCGCGTCCGTCCGGCTGTGTACCTTACTGGATAAGCCCGACCGCCGGACCAAGCCGGTGGACCTGCACTACGCCGGCTTTACTATCCCCGACGCCTTTGTGGTGGGCTACGGCCTGGATTACGCCGAAAAGTACCGCAACCTCCCTTACATCGGTATTTTAAAGCCGGAGGTCTACGGAGGGTAA
- the tilS gene encoding tRNA(Ile)-lysidine synthase gives MLKTVETFIREQDLIPAGSTVLCAVSGGADSIAMLHILYRLRDQLDFTLAAAHYNHQLRGAESDRDQRFVEQFTALCCGEHRLPGGETVPAVRLYTGSGDVARQSRLRGTGVEETARDMRYAFLRRAAEEAGADLIATAHTASDNVETILFHLARGSGLRGLGGILPRRDNIIRPLLTVTRRQVEDYLRLWCLPHMEDSSNDNDDYTRNRIRHQVLPVLEDVAPGFAARLVNTAALLRADEEVLTDQARALAERAQVLDGGLSISARAIAAAPDPVASRCLRLLLGRLWGGDQNCGAVHLNALLRLCRGTDPSAELYLPRNTNARRSYDRLLLVPRIGLIPLEEAPLSLPGRQDCGPWHISVQREDFHSQPQTPWDFWLDGAAIQALTVRPRRTGDRLTPPGRLGKTVKKWMIEERLPRFQRDALPVFDCGGQIAAVAGLGPDRSFAPREGQHAWHITVSNIE, from the coding sequence ATGTTAAAGACAGTTGAGACCTTCATTCGTGAGCAGGACCTGATCCCCGCTGGGTCCACGGTGCTGTGCGCCGTCTCCGGCGGAGCGGACTCCATCGCCATGCTCCATATCCTCTACCGCCTCCGGGACCAGCTGGACTTTACCCTGGCCGCCGCCCACTACAACCACCAGCTGCGGGGGGCGGAATCCGACCGGGACCAGCGGTTTGTGGAGCAGTTCACCGCCCTTTGCTGCGGGGAGCACCGGCTGCCCGGAGGGGAGACCGTCCCCGCCGTCCGGCTGTACACCGGCTCGGGAGACGTGGCCCGTCAGTCCCGCCTCCGGGGGACGGGCGTCGAGGAGACCGCCCGGGACATGCGCTACGCCTTTCTCCGCCGGGCGGCGGAGGAGGCGGGAGCGGACCTGATCGCCACCGCCCACACCGCCAGCGACAATGTGGAGACCATTCTCTTCCACCTGGCCCGGGGCTCCGGACTGCGGGGGCTGGGGGGCATTCTGCCCCGGCGGGATAACATCATCCGCCCCCTTCTCACCGTCACCCGCCGGCAGGTGGAGGACTACCTCCGCCTCTGGTGCCTGCCCCACATGGAGGACAGCTCCAACGACAACGACGACTACACTCGCAACCGCATCCGCCACCAGGTCCTCCCGGTACTGGAGGACGTGGCCCCCGGCTTTGCCGCCCGGCTGGTGAACACCGCCGCCCTTCTCCGGGCGGACGAGGAGGTGCTCACTGACCAGGCCCGGGCCCTGGCGGAGCGCGCCCAGGTTCTGGACGGCGGGCTGTCGATCAGCGCGCGGGCCATTGCCGCCGCCCCCGACCCGGTGGCCAGCCGCTGTCTCCGGCTGCTGCTGGGACGGCTGTGGGGAGGCGACCAAAACTGCGGGGCGGTCCACCTCAACGCCCTGCTCCGGCTGTGCCGGGGGACGGACCCCTCGGCGGAGCTCTATCTGCCCCGCAACACCAACGCACGCCGGTCCTACGACAGACTGCTGCTGGTCCCCCGCATCGGGCTCATTCCCCTGGAGGAGGCCCCGCTGTCCCTGCCCGGACGGCAGGACTGCGGCCCCTGGCACATTTCGGTCCAGCGGGAGGACTTCCACAGCCAGCCCCAGACCCCCTGGGACTTCTGGCTGGACGGCGCGGCCATTCAAGCCCTCACCGTCCGCCCCCGCCGCACCGGCGACCGGCTCACCCCTCCGGGGAGGCTGGGGAAAACGGTAAAAAAGTGGATGATTGAGGAGCGCCTGCCCCGCTTCCAGCGGGACGCCCTGCCCGTCTTTGACTGCGGCGGTCAAATCGCCGCCGTGGCCGGACTGGGCCCCGACCGGAGCTTCGCCCCCCGGGAGGGACAGCACGCCTGGCATATCACCGTATCCAACATCGAATGA
- the dnaC gene encoding Replicative DNA helicase, with product MPTETDELLLRQLPHSVEAEQAVLGSMLIDPRCVSEVIDKLRTDDFYIRQNKEIYETIYSMFNYSLTIDPVTVLENMKQNGYYDENQSRGYILQLMDTTPTAANVGEYIEIIKDKTLLRRVAEAAGELTAMIQEGISTGQDILEAAEQRIYAIRQGRAARGLVPISDVIIDVYDRLEELAASENAIPGMSTGLRDLDRAISGLNNSDLILLAARPGMGKTSMALNILLDAGKKSGKKVAFFSLEMSREQLALRLISSECFVDNKKLVTGKLSDQDWESVAAAADSLNRSTIYIDDDSSVTVADINAKCRRVEDLGLIVIDYLQLMQSAGGKSNNRGENRQQVVSDISRSLKIMAKELNVPVLCLSQLSRANESRQDKRPMLSDLRESGAIEQDADIVLFLYREGYYNKDTENPNLAECIIAKNRHGETGTVELQWTPEFTTFTDMEWRREEYS from the coding sequence TTGCCCACAGAGACGGACGAATTACTGCTCCGGCAGCTGCCCCACAGCGTGGAGGCGGAGCAGGCGGTGCTGGGCTCCATGCTCATCGACCCCCGGTGTGTGTCGGAGGTCATCGACAAGCTGCGCACTGACGACTTCTACATCCGCCAGAATAAGGAAATTTACGAGACCATCTACTCCATGTTCAACTACTCCCTCACTATCGACCCGGTGACGGTGCTGGAGAACATGAAGCAGAACGGCTACTATGACGAGAACCAGTCCCGGGGCTACATATTGCAGCTCATGGACACCACCCCTACCGCCGCCAACGTGGGGGAGTACATCGAGATCATCAAGGACAAGACCCTTCTGCGCCGGGTGGCCGAGGCGGCGGGGGAGCTGACCGCCATGATTCAGGAGGGGATCTCCACCGGGCAGGACATTCTGGAGGCGGCGGAGCAGCGCATTTACGCCATCCGTCAGGGCCGCGCCGCCCGGGGGCTGGTGCCCATCTCCGATGTCATCATCGACGTGTACGACCGCCTGGAGGAGCTGGCCGCCAGCGAGAACGCCATTCCCGGCATGTCCACCGGCCTGCGGGACCTGGACCGGGCCATCTCCGGCCTGAACAACTCCGACCTGATCCTCCTGGCCGCCCGCCCCGGCATGGGCAAGACCTCTATGGCTCTGAACATCCTCCTGGACGCGGGCAAGAAATCGGGGAAAAAGGTGGCCTTCTTCTCTCTGGAGATGAGCCGGGAGCAGCTGGCCCTGCGGCTGATCTCCAGCGAGTGCTTTGTGGACAACAAGAAGCTGGTTACCGGCAAGCTGTCCGACCAGGACTGGGAGAGCGTGGCCGCCGCCGCCGACTCCCTCAACCGCTCCACCATCTACATCGACGACGACTCCTCCGTCACCGTGGCCGACATCAACGCCAAGTGCCGCCGGGTGGAGGACTTGGGTCTCATCGTCATCGACTACCTCCAGCTGATGCAGTCCGCCGGAGGCAAGTCCAATAACCGGGGGGAGAACCGCCAGCAGGTGGTTTCCGACATCTCCCGGAGCTTGAAAATTATGGCTAAGGAGCTGAACGTGCCTGTGCTGTGCCTCAGCCAGCTGTCCCGGGCCAACGAGAGCCGCCAGGACAAGCGGCCCATGCTGTCCGACCTGCGGGAGTCCGGGGCCATCGAGCAGGACGCCGACATCGTCCTCTTCCTCTACCGAGAGGGTTATTACAACAAGGACACCGAGAACCCCAACCTGGCCGAGTGCATCATCGCAAAGAACCGCCACGGCGAGACGGGCACCGTCGAATTGCAGTGGACCCCTGAGTTCACCACCTTCACCGACATGGAATGGCGGCGGGAGGAATATTCCTAG
- the rplI gene encoding 50S ribosomal protein L9, with protein MKVILQQDVRGQGKKGQLVEVSDGYARNFLLPRKLAVSATAENVNTMKQQEKARKAQEAAEKAEAEALSKKLEGLMVKIPAKAGEGGRLFGAVTGKEISDALSAQHGVSIPKAKLVLDEPIKSCGSYQIKAKLGYEVSGTVNVMVTEG; from the coding sequence ATGAAAGTAATCTTACAGCAGGACGTACGGGGCCAGGGCAAGAAGGGCCAGCTGGTGGAGGTGTCCGACGGCTACGCCCGGAACTTCCTTCTGCCCCGGAAGCTGGCCGTCTCCGCCACGGCGGAGAACGTGAACACCATGAAGCAGCAGGAGAAGGCCCGCAAGGCCCAGGAGGCCGCTGAGAAGGCGGAGGCCGAGGCCCTGTCCAAGAAGCTGGAGGGCCTGATGGTGAAGATCCCCGCCAAGGCCGGCGAGGGCGGACGCCTCTTCGGCGCGGTCACCGGAAAGGAAATTTCCGACGCCCTGTCCGCCCAGCACGGCGTCAGCATCCCCAAGGCCAAGCTGGTCCTGGACGAGCCTATCAAGTCCTGCGGCAGCTATCAGATCAAGGCCAAGCTGGGCTATGAGGTCAGCGGCACCGTCAACGTAATGGTGACGGAGGGGTAA
- the gdpP gene encoding Cyclic-di-AMP phosphodiesterase GdpP produces the protein MNRKLNKLLQPSFRLYFICLTVFALLSAAFSWPLAGIELAVVAALALYSREDSRRRRREINKYLDNFTGTVDTATKDTMVNSPLPMVLFRPESDDIIWTNDRFLKLSDQREHLYDAKLSALIPNFDVHWLMEGKSQCPGEVEYAGRRFLVFGHLVRTGGRGGGFLATTYWVDVTELSLTREKYQDSRPVAAVLLLDNYDDLLKNLSENERSNIMAEIDSRLEKWVAHTGGFLRRYQRERYLFIFEERYLSKFVEEKFDILDAVHQVVNPSGMNASLSIGIGKDGDSYRELLDFANLSIDMALSRGGDQAVIRNKFTFEFYGGRSKETEKRTKVKSRVMANALSSLVSDSSQVFIMGHRQADNDAVGAAAGVCALCRKNGVPAHIIRESGCPPSQELIDRLSQLPEYHDCFLSAQEALIIADSRSLVVVVDTNRPEQVQALEVLQSCNRVAVIDHHRRAATYIEGAALNYHEPYASSASELVTELLQYVMEPAHLLRAEAEALLAGIVLDTKNFTMRTGGRTFEAAAFLRRSGADTAEVKKLFQNDLAGTIAKYSIIQNAKLYKNNIAIAVASHPVGRVTAAQAADELLNIIGIDASFVISPDGERVNISGRSMGDTNVQIILEKLGGGGNAAAAGGQVSGQSVDEVASALARAIDQYLEEE, from the coding sequence TTGAACCGAAAGCTGAACAAACTGCTCCAGCCCAGCTTCCGGCTGTATTTTATCTGTTTGACCGTCTTTGCTCTGCTGTCCGCCGCCTTCTCCTGGCCGCTGGCCGGGATTGAGCTGGCGGTGGTGGCCGCTCTGGCTCTGTACAGCCGGGAGGACTCCCGGCGCAGGCGGAGGGAGATCAACAAATATCTGGACAACTTCACCGGCACCGTGGACACCGCCACCAAGGACACCATGGTCAACTCCCCTCTGCCCATGGTGCTCTTCCGTCCGGAGAGCGACGACATCATCTGGACCAACGACCGCTTTTTAAAGCTCTCCGACCAGCGGGAGCACCTGTACGACGCCAAGCTGTCCGCCCTGATCCCCAACTTCGACGTTCACTGGCTGATGGAGGGCAAGAGCCAGTGCCCCGGTGAGGTGGAGTACGCCGGCCGGCGGTTCCTGGTCTTCGGCCATCTGGTGCGCACCGGAGGCCGCGGCGGCGGCTTTCTGGCCACCACCTACTGGGTGGATGTCACCGAGCTGTCCCTCACCCGGGAGAAGTATCAGGACAGCCGCCCGGTGGCGGCGGTGCTGCTGCTGGACAACTACGACGACCTTTTGAAGAACCTCAGCGAGAACGAGCGCTCCAACATCATGGCGGAGATCGACTCCCGCCTGGAAAAGTGGGTGGCCCACACCGGGGGCTTCCTGCGCCGCTATCAGCGGGAGCGCTACCTGTTCATCTTTGAGGAGCGCTACCTATCCAAATTCGTGGAGGAGAAGTTCGACATTTTGGACGCCGTCCATCAGGTGGTCAACCCCAGCGGGATGAACGCCTCCCTGTCCATCGGCATAGGCAAGGACGGGGACAGCTACCGGGAGCTGCTGGACTTCGCTAACCTGTCCATTGATATGGCCCTGTCCCGAGGGGGCGACCAGGCGGTCATCCGCAACAAGTTCACCTTCGAGTTCTACGGAGGCCGGTCCAAGGAGACGGAGAAGCGGACCAAGGTGAAGAGCCGGGTCATGGCAAACGCCCTGTCCTCCCTGGTGTCCGACTCCTCCCAGGTCTTTATCATGGGCCACCGGCAGGCGGACAACGACGCCGTCGGCGCCGCCGCCGGGGTATGCGCCCTGTGCCGGAAGAACGGGGTCCCCGCCCATATCATCCGGGAGTCCGGCTGTCCCCCCTCCCAGGAGCTCATCGACCGGCTGAGCCAGCTGCCCGAGTATCACGACTGCTTCCTCTCCGCCCAGGAGGCCCTGATTATCGCCGACAGCCGGTCTCTCGTGGTGGTGGTGGACACCAACCGCCCGGAGCAGGTTCAGGCCCTGGAGGTACTCCAGTCCTGCAACCGGGTGGCGGTGATCGACCACCACCGCCGGGCGGCCACCTATATCGAGGGCGCGGCCCTGAACTACCACGAGCCCTACGCCTCCTCCGCCTCCGAGCTGGTCACCGAGCTGCTCCAGTACGTGATGGAGCCCGCCCACCTCCTCCGAGCGGAGGCCGAGGCCCTTCTGGCCGGCATCGTGCTGGACACCAAAAACTTCACCATGCGCACCGGTGGCCGTACCTTTGAGGCCGCGGCCTTCCTCCGCCGCTCCGGGGCGGACACCGCCGAGGTGAAAAAGCTCTTCCAGAACGACCTGGCGGGCACCATCGCCAAGTACTCCATCATCCAGAACGCCAAGCTCTATAAGAACAATATCGCCATCGCCGTGGCCAGCCACCCCGTGGGCCGGGTCACCGCCGCCCAGGCGGCGGACGAGCTGCTGAACATCATCGGCATCGACGCCTCCTTTGTCATCTCCCCCGACGGCGAGCGGGTGAACATCTCCGGCCGCTCCATGGGGGACACCAACGTCCAGATTATTCTGGAGAAGCTGGGGGGCGGCGGCAACGCCGCCGCCGCCGGCGGTCAGGTCTCCGGCCAGAGCGTGGACGAGGTCGCCTCCGCCCTGGCCCGGGCCATCGACCAGTATCTGGAGGAGGAGTAA